CGCCTCCTTGCCGGGCCGCACGATCTCGACGTCCAGCGTCTCGCCCGGCAGGTGGGCGGCCTTCATCGCGTCGGCGAGCCGGTTCGGGTTCAACACCCGGACGCCCTGGAGGTGCGCCACCTGGTGCAGGTTCGCGTCGGTCGTCACCAGGTCCGCGCCGGCGCGCTTGGCGAGGGCGACCAGGCGGTCGTCGACCGGTCCGTCGGGCAGGTCGGCGGTGGCGGCGTCGTCGAGGACCTCCAGCGCGAGGCCGCGCACCTCCCCGAGCCGCTCCAGCATCGCGAGGCCGCGGCGACCGCGCCGCCGCCGCGTCGCGTCGGCGTCGTCGGCGATGCCCTGCAGCTCCCGCACCACGAACGCCGGCACCCACGCTTCGCCGTGCAGGAAGTTCGCGTCGGCGACGTCGGCGATGCGCCCGTCGATGATCGCGCTGGTGTCCAGCACGCGGATCGGGCCGGCGTCGTCCGAGGAGGGGGCGGCGGCGGCGCGCGGGAGCGGCAGCAGCCGCCGGTTGGCGACGAAGAAGGCGACGAACGAGGCGCTCAAGCCGGTCGCGAGCGCCAGCGAGACCCCCCAGTTCATGCCCGGTATGCGTTCGAGGACGTCGTCGAGGAGGACGGTCAACAACAGCGCGAGGGTCGCGCCGGCGGTGCCGGCGAGGACCGCGTCGGGGGGCCAGGCGGCGATCCGGCGGGCGACGTCGCGAATGGCGCGCGCGGCGCCGCGCGCCGGCCAGGCGCTCGCCAACCAGCCGACGAGGAAG
Above is a window of Trueperaceae bacterium DNA encoding:
- a CDS encoding TRAM domain-containing protein, translated to MSGSPGPPSATAVLLRGAASVALAGVGLVLAERWLASGVLVGPANRIYLALLGFLVGWLASAWPARGAARAIRDVARRIAAWPPDAVLAGTAGATLALLLTVLLDDVLERIPGMNWGVSLALATGLSASFVAFFVANRRLLPLPRAAAAPSSDDAGPIRVLDTSAIIDGRIADVADANFLHGEAWVPAFVVRELQGIADDADATRRRRGRRGLAMLERLGEVRGLALEVLDDAATADLPDGPVDDRLVALAKRAGADLVTTDANLHQVAHLQGVRVLNPNRLADAMKAAHLPGETLDVEIVRPGKEAGQGLAYLDDGTMIVVEDAASRIGDRLRVAVTSTLQTQVGRMVFAKPAREGSLDAAPADAPTDAAAGGA